The Anomaloglossus baeobatrachus isolate aAnoBae1 chromosome 5, aAnoBae1.hap1, whole genome shotgun sequence genome includes the window aagtccaaaattccaatttatcacagaattgtaagcgaaataaaagttacagaagagaTGTAGAACATGAAACAAggaagaaaccattttcatgtacaaaatgtgggaaatgttttaccaggaaatcaaatcttgttgatcATCAAAAAGTTCACACACATGAAAAGCCGTTTTCATGCCCCCAATGTAAGAAATGTTTTGCtcgaaaatcaaatcttgttgaccatcaaaaatATCATACTGggaaaaagccattttcatgtccagaatgtgggaaatgttttattcagaaatcagatcttgttagacattaCAAAATTCACCCAGGGGTGAAGCCATTtctatgttcaaaatgtgggaaatgttttattcagaaatcagattttttttaaacataacagaacacATATAGTGAATAAGCCACAGTCCTGctcggaatgtgggaaatgttttagccatATCTCACAACTTGTTACACACAaaagaattcatacaggggagaaaccattttcttgcCCAGAATGTGACAAATGTTTTATTCTCAAATCAAAACTAACTAAACACCAAAAAACTCACACAGAAGAGAAGGAATATTCATGCTCtggatgtggaaaatgttttactcagaaatcacatcttaatatccataaaaaaactcaaaaagggaagaagccattttcaagcCCAGAATGTGAAAAATGCTTTACTCAGAGAATTATCCTTGCTAACCATCATAAAATTAACTCTTGGAAGAAACCATTTTCTTgtacagagtgtgggaaatgttttattcagaaatcagaccttgttagacatcagaaaattcacacaggggagaagccattttcgtgttcagaatgtgggaaatgttttattcagaaatcagatcttgttgtgcatcaaagatctcacacaggggagaagccattttcgtgttcagagtgtgggaaatgttttattcggaaatcagatcttgtttggcatcaaggatctcacacagggaagaagccattttcatgttccaaatgtgggaaatgttttattcagaaatcagatcttgttggccatcaaagatctcacacaagggagaagccattttcatgttcagaatgcgggaaaagttttattcataaatcagatcttgttaggcatcaaagatctcacacaggggagaagccattttcatgctcagaatgtagtaaatgttttactaggaaatcaagtcttgtttaccatcaaaaaagtcacacaaaataaaccttttttttatgttctgaatgtggaaaatgtaattgtCAGAAATCAGATTTCATTAAGCATCTGAAGAAGCAACACAGGGAATGAACCTTTTTCatattgtgaataattgaaatgtttaattgGTAAATCAAGTattgccgaccatcagaaaaccacCACAGTGGAGCAGCCATTCTTGCACTATGGGAGTAGAAGAGACCAGAGCTAAAAAGGGTCTATCTATTGGTGAAGAGCAATTAACATTTATGATCAAAaacaagaaaagaactttcagctcCCTAAAACGTCTTCAAAATTTAATTCatacattaacctcttcacgaccgcgggcagtaaagttacgtcctattttaatgtgacttaacgaccagggatgtaactttactgcctaaagttcatttgattgccgtggccatagcaatggctttcaaatgatgtcccctgctgtttcttacagcaggggacctttgcttgaccccagggggggtggcatcgccaaacCCCATAgacgatcaatgtgattggctgtttaaatctgaaccgccaaccacatcgttcgcaccgatttcggcaaaaataatgccagaattagtgcgatactatgagatcctgctatgaggtgctgtagcagctacagcagatcatagatggatctcaaacatgtcgcccccagcccctgcagcactgattggagcgatcgtgctatgacgcgcagtcgctccaatcagtgtgcagtggggtggtctgatctgcaggtggccgccctccccaggcctgtgctggtctgggaagccttcccccaacatgtctgcagcgtgcactggctggtacttatggtaccacgccaccgctgctgccgccgctgatgtcaccgcttctgctcctgctccacgtgagtattccgctccccttgcagcccgtgcgcgctcccgttatggcccctacgcactcccgtgatggcccctgcccgtgccccccccgatttgccccccgacatcccgatctgctccccctgcgatctgcctgcctcctctgtcatctctattctgcttccttccttctttgcttctccggtatccccctctgctctcccccctcccactccccctcccctcgacgtcctcttacctgccttcaccgggtcgtccgaggtcttcactggcccgatcacatctgcctccatcgctgggtccttcttcctgggtcttctgctgatctgtccaacgtcctgcctgcagctcctgtacagctgtctatctcgcttgccttctgttcctcctgcagttcttctggtaagtgatcctcctgctaatcctgtgggtactgtgagtataactttttttttcctgtatcctgtccatttttacacctcatctgtccgtgcgtcccgccaagcactgatcagggatgcagataacggatctgcatccgtggtcaatttttggcgtgactttttttccccatacccccaacgcgttttgtatcgcatccgtccgtgcgtcccgccaagcgctgatcagggatgcacataatggatcggcatccctgctcaatttttggcgtgactttttttttttccgtatcctcgACGCTTTTTATATCTTATCCAAACGTGcgccctgcagcggccgatcagtgcaccgcatctgtgcgtttgaaaagtcaaatggtgttccttctcttctgagccccgccatgcgcccaaacaattactttccaccacatatgaggtgtctgcgtactcaggaaaaattgcacaatacattttatggtgcattttttcctgataccgttgtaaaaaaaaaagctacctggttgatgcaaaaatgttgtggtgaaaaaaaaaaaaattccacggttcaacgttatcaacttgggtggagcccctgggggtgcaaggggctcaccaaacatctagataaaatccttgaggggtctagttttcaaaatggggtcacttgtgggggagctccattgtttaggcacctcagggggtctccaaatgcaacattacgtcagctaatgattccaactaattttgctgtcaaatggtgctctttctcttctgagtcccgccatgcgcccaaacaattactttccaccacatatgaggtattgtcgtactcgggaaaaaatgcactaaaaaatgtcatggtgcattttttcctgatacccttgtgaaaaaaaagctacctagttgaagcaacagtttagtgataacatttttttttttttttcatttgatttccaccacatatgggatatctgcgtactcaggagaaaatgcacaatacattttatggtgcatttttttactgatacccttgtgaaaaaaaagctacctagttgaagcaacagttttgtggtaaaaatgttttcttttcacagctcaacgttataatcttctgtgaagcccccaggggttcaaagtgctcaccaaacatctagaaaaattatttgagggctctagtttccaaaatggggtcacttgtgggggagctccattgtttaggcacctca containing:
- the LOC142310601 gene encoding uncharacterized protein LOC142310601 — translated: MPPIHFYVQNVGNVLFRNQIFFKHNRTHIVNKPQSCSECGKCFSHISQLVTHKRIHTGEKPFSCPECDKCFILKSKLTKHQKTHTEEKEYSCSGCGKCFTQKSHLNIHKKTQKGKKPFSSPECEKCFTQRIILANHHKINSWKKPFSCTECGKCFIQKSDLVRHQKIHTGEKPFSCSECGKCFIQKSDLVVHQRSHTGEKPFSCSECGKCFIRKSDLVWHQGSHTGKKPFSCSKCGKCFIQKSDLVGHQRSHTREKPFSCSECGKSFIHKSDLVRHQRSHTGEKPFSCSECSKCFTRKSSLVYHQKSHTK